One Dioscorea cayenensis subsp. rotundata cultivar TDr96_F1 chromosome 19, TDr96_F1_v2_PseudoChromosome.rev07_lg8_w22 25.fasta, whole genome shotgun sequence genomic window, taaaaatgtcaaaaaaaggAAGCTTATCTAACTTTattggacatatatatatatatatatatatatcactgttaCCTATACAGCCACGAAATCATATTTGTCCAATCATTTGTTCTAGACATTgttaatttatgaaataataatagttaaaacaaTGATGATACCGATGATGATAATCAACGGCCAGGTAATTCCATTTCCCACCAGGCAAAAAGATCAGAATTGCCCCTTCAGCTTAAGTATGCATGAAATGAGCCAATTTCAAATGAATGCTGCCAATCAAAGAACATAAGTAGATACCTACTGGTGCACAACCTTTCACAAATTAACTTCAAATCATGTCTAAGTGTTTTGTCCTAGGTTCAAATGCATGATTAGCGCTTGAACTAAACATAAGTACTGAGGAGAACTTACAGAGATAACCCTTTCCAAGAACCAAATTgaccaatttttaattttcacaatCCAATTAATTAGAAGTAATTAATTGCATCTCACTCTCAAATTAACACATGCATTGAGACCTGTCTCCATCCACCTTAATTCCATTCAACATCCTCCATTTGATCTTTTCACTATGGTATTGACTATATTTAAAACCCGAGAACAAAACAACTTTGACACAAGACATCTCAAGGTGACGgtaataattcataaaaaaaaaaaacaaaaaacaaaaaacaaaagccaaTAGTAGAAGAATAACAAAAGCATGGTAGAATTCTTAGATGAAAATATTTCAGTGGGAAAACATATCTGAGGGCAGTGTACCCAACCCTAGCTGAATTCTATAACTAAATGTGTTACAGTTTGGTGACTgaagttttgttttaaattaatagatgaTTAGTAGTGAGACAAGTGGAGGGTCAAGATGTGTTCATCTAGTTTTTTGTTTCAAGttcttttgtgtttgttgaATTGTAACTTAAGTTTTAAACTAATAGATGACTAGTCGGACAAATGGAGGGTCAGGATGAATTCATCACGTGTTTTGTTTCAAGTTCTAGGCAAGGTGGTGTTGTGTTGTTGAGTTGAGCTGAGTTGTTTGTTAAGTCAAGGGTAGTCTGGTCCTTTACTAGTTTATTaggtttatgtttttgttttctctcaaAATTGAGGAGCCCCTTTCATTGCtctctaaaattaaaattctcagCCCTTTACTATGTTTCCTCTGCAAACTGCAGCTCTAGTGTTGGCATGTAGTTTGTAAATATGCAAACTCGTAGGATTCAATTAGCACCTCTTGATCATAGTAGTAACAAGAGTGGCTCAAGTGTTGGCAtgtaatttgtatttgtatCGTATTTGAACTTTGTTATTGATATTGAATATCGACTTAGTTTGTATTGTCCTTTAAATTTTTCTGTgtcttttgtaattaatatcaaacattgacttttatttaagcTTGTGTTGGACCGAATTTTTGGGTCCGCCACTGGTCTCTAGGCAAATGAGTAGCGTTGCACCTGAACGTGGggtttgttgatgatgatgctggtgTCGGGCATCTTCTCGGCTTGGTAATTTTCTCGGTAGATCGAGAAATTTGGAGAAGCTTGGAGGTCACATTCTTCTCATCGACGCGAACAATGGCATCGCGTGCGGGATTCCAATAGCCGATCCAGCATTGACGGTGACCTCCATTGCATACTCCACCTTGTAGAGCAGATCTTACGGCGAGAAGCTAGATCATCCTCTGGCTATCGACCAGTGAGAAATTTTTGTTCCCGACAGAGGAGATCTATGGTGAAATTCTAGAGTTTAGAGATGCAATAAAATCCGTGGACATTAATTAGGGTTTGCATGAGAGCATACCTTCAAGAGAGAAACAGGAAGTAGAGTTTCTCACGTTCTTTGAGGAATTTTGAAGAATAACGAGATTGCGGGTGGTTACTTGTTACTTggacaaaagaaacaaagaaagggAGGGTTGAAAACAGGTATGAATAAGGATCCGATTGGCTTGGATTTGACCTGATAACAGAtgctaaaatattataataaacttTGAGCTATTATGATAGAATCTTCTAACTTCAACCCGAAACCCTTGTCCCTGGTTGACGGTCCTTCGGCTGAATGATTAATTCTCAATACGAGCATATACCTAGCATTtgtcatttttatcaaaaaaagaaaaatctttaaACTTAGAAAAACCATAAAGTTTggatatatacacacacattttatatatatatatatatagcgagGGTTCGTCATCCACGAACTTTCGTAGATTCAACGTTCAACAGTCTTCATCATCCTATGTACGGTAAAAGAAATTCTCATATCATTGTTATTTATTGTGCTTATAAAAATGTGTTGTACAGTATTTTGATCTGAGCTATCCGATCATAATTGACACAATAACTCAATCAATTACAGCCGTTGAACTCTATTCTACTAGCGCAGTAGCACATACAGAagttaaaaaaccaaaattttgatataaatcATCCTATCAGAATTGGTACAGTAACTCAATCAATCACTATCGTTGCTCTCTATTTCTATTAACATCTACAGTGAAAGCTAAAAAAACCAAACAGATAATTTAACGACACATTCATTCATAGTACAGGCTTCTaatactctctctctcttaatttACTGTTGCTATCTTTGTCTACACCCATTTCTCGCTATCTCTCCCATCAATATCTTTTCTCTTTCATCTTTTAATCTGTGAGGATGCTTgacttcttatatatatatatatatatatatattgaccaaGAGATTATTTCatcaataatgataaattgGTGAAGAATTCTCAATCAccttttatatgaaaattttgtgataatgtttgtgaaaattttgTGATAATGTTTGTGAAGAATTTTATAAGAGACCACTTAAATGAATTTATGAAGTATtagaaattaaatgaaatttaatcTTAGATGGCTTTTCAGTCATTTATCCCTCTTCATATTAGGACATTGCATTTGCTCAACTGTGTGATGAATATTAACTATACAGTCGTAGACCATATATGCATCAATCTTGATATGaggtttataaattaattttaaaaaaataattaaaaatgaaaagaaagaaattatattttctgataaatttattatcattattttagcattaatttttttatttttttatttatttgtaataaatatGGGGCATGAACCTAGGActattttagtattattatcattatttttttatactcaattagtctttttttcaaaagaaattaattagttggtccttttttaaaagaatttttctcttcttttgaaATGGATTGTAACAGAGACCAATTTAAATCTATTACTCCAATCTAGTTTTCTGAAactgaatattatatatataaatatataaagtaaattAAGAGGAattaaattgtggtttatccatctctgcttataaaaaacaaaacaaaaccagagGGAAAGTTAAAAAACAGAGCAACATATTAAATGCTGCTTCTTATTGGAATTATAATACGAAGAGAAGAGCTTTATGTTTTGAAAAGCTCCAACTCACTAGCAACAGTGCACACACAAGTATATATACAATACAACAACAAGAAACTGgaaacaagcaaagaagaagaagaagaagaagatggacaAGTGATTGATGTTGAGTAGCAGATAAGCTTATAACTAAGCAGGACACTGGAAACCCTCAGGAGCATGCTTTTCACAATCAACAAGAAGCTGAAGAGCAATAGGCAACAATATATTGATATTAAGAAGCTTAGCTTTAATGGTGGTGCACAAGCAGATGGCTGCATCCAAATCTACAAGCCCAGATAGCACAGGGCAGCAAGTCTTCTTTGTGTCATTCCCGATGCCGATGTTGATCAGCCCACCCAAAAGGTCGACGCATGCGTCTAGTTTCAGCACGTCAATGGGGCATGTCCCTGCCGGAGACTTGGGTGGTGGTGGACATGGCACTGGTTTTGGTttaggtggtggtggtgatggtacTGGTTtaggtggtggtggaggtggtggtgatggtgtaggtggtggtggaggtggtgggGATGGTTTgggtggtggaggaggaggaggtgatgGTTTAGGTGGTGGTGGGCAAGGAACTGGTTTgggtggtggaggtggtggtaTTTTCtttggaggtggtggtggtggtggtgatgttTGGCAAACAGGGCATGCTTGAGAAGGGATGAGGAATGAGAACGTTAGgaagaggatgaagaggaaaagagaaagagaggtcTTGGTCAAGCTTTCCATGTTTGTGACTTGTGAGCTTGATATTATTGCATGGGAAATGGAGACCGCTCTGATCAAGAGTTTTTATAGAGAGAGTTTTGTCTGATTTGAAGTGAATAGAAGGTATGGGTTAAACTCTGGTTCTTGTTTTTATAGTCATTGCTATCACTGATTTTTATAAGAATGCCTGGTTTGAATATTAATGGAAGGGAGTTCGACTTCTTAACAGTTTGGCTCTTTAGGAGAATTTTTCATGCACACATATCCCTGGCAGTGCCTAGTCCACCTctcaaaaaagtaataataataataataataaaataataataataatcatgaatcggtgattttttttcaatttgataaaataaaagaatccaATAAACAAGATGCATGTATGGCTCTCCTTGTTCAAACGCAATGCAAGACTTCAAAGTCTTGAGCTCTTTGTCTTGATTCATTAATTTGATTCACTAacacacaaaaaataataaagtgcAAGTTGATCAGTTAGGCATATGTATCTCCTTAATTATTCCCTCAAGCATGTGGATACAAAGACAAAGATGGTTGTTTGAGAACCATATCCCATTCCATTCATTCTAtaggttttttttccttctaattTCCTTATTATGATTAGGATTACCGGCTTCATTCTcgtgttttgttttaattaaaacaagagccaaatttataaacaatgaaaaaaaatatgaaccaGAATTATTGGTGGAAAGTTACAGCAGaaacaaattattcatattcaatatttgtttaaattttaatataaaggTGAAAATGATGGCCGTCACATATATTTATGTCTTTTGTGCATGCCGACATCGAAAGGAATATTATGTTTCAAAATATACCAAAGAAGATCAAACAaagttttttcatttattaaaaaggaaatatatatgtatatatatatatataatgccaaTTATGATTGTTCAAAGTCTTCTCATAAATAATTGCAGTGTTGTATTCAATGTCTTTTTAGTAGATTGAAGGTTTCATATTTATTCAAAGTGGTAGCTagctaaataatttaaaaaataatacaattactaaaaaaattaataaagacaaagaaaaaataaacttcaaataattttaaagataGTTTTGTCACATCCAACTTGACCTGTCCAAGGGCTGGGCTACCCGCTCAAGCCCGAAGGCCTATCCGAGAAATAGAAGggtttggacaaatatataaagCATGATGTCCGATCCTTagacaaaaaaagaaactcaTTTTAAAAACGGGCCatatttggttttcattgttaaaagCCTAACCCGGTTCAACCCGGcccgaattataaaatatattattaattagttttgtatatactcatatatatatatatataatggtttgaattgtcattgattatttattaattagttttgtatatacttatataatatatatttattattgattgccattgattataatggtttaaattttacttgttgtaattgaataaatatttgcatttggtattttaatttttaattattttgtagaataatatttggtcatattcacatattaatattattgttaaatttttataacgtatatattatttgatgaaaaccCTACTTGGATTGACTTAAGTGAGCTTTGGGTAGAGGTCATCAAATTTGGACAGGTTCTTGCAAGGGTTAAGACCCAGATTTTCGGGCTTGGCCGGGTTTAAAcaagtttgaaatttaataattatgaacAAAAACTTAGCCCGAACCGGCCTGGCCCGACCCATGGACAGGTCTACATCCAACCAATTTATATGGCTACACTAAATTCCCATAGATTTTATTTAAGCATTTgtctttgaatatatataaggAGTGATTAGATAGAATGTGAAAGAGTGGAATTCTTAATTACTTTCGCTATCATTGTTTCCCTTATTTTTAGGGCGAAGGTTTTTTTTCCCTatactgtttatatatattttaataagatGAAGTTAtccatctttaaaaaaaaaaaaaaactctttactTTTACTGACAACTTAATTACTTATTTGACCCATTTAGTAAATTAATAATCAGTTCAATTATAtgtaagaaataaaattattttacatcttaaaaacattaaaaaccaaaactagCGGTATTTGTTTGGTAGTATTTAAAACTTCTTATTGCTTGAATTACAAAATTCTTTGAAATAAGTTTGGTTAGGTGGATTTAAAAAGGTGACTGTAGTTGCTAAAactctttcattttattttgatggATTTGAAACTACAATTTAAATTGGATATAGTTCTAAATCTAGCATTTagaatttcaataaaaattatgtttttaattagtcatgaatttttttagctatgttttatttaaacaaaaagtaaaaatcttTGAATATAAATGTCAAATATTGAATATAAATATTAGACATAAGCCAAATTTTaatgtaacaaaaaataatcatatattaaattaattatatataaacttaattaaatatatagttaattatttattttataattaacaagaTCTAATTGggtattttatatttaacaaaactTAATAGTCACCCAAGGTGGGGTAACCTCATCATAGATATTCCATATTTATAAATCCTttcaactaaatataaaattttataatccacTACCAACCAAGAAAAACAATCCAGTGGATTTCATTCCGTAGTAACTATCACGGAAACAAAACGTAGATCATTCTTAACcatgggtttataaatttttttatttgtttattatataatgtATGGATAAGTTggtaattacattaaaaaattgttaCCCTTTGTTTTCAAAATCATTAAATTGAGGCAATCCAACGGATGAGGATGAGTCACATCTTAGTTCCGTCATAACTACCATGAAACCATCATAACAAACCGTGTCTGTGGCATTTAAATCTCTTATATTtcaaatacaaacaattttaaatagacTTAATTAGAAATCCAGtatattttcaactacatctaatCATATGCTACTAAAAAAGTTGATGCTGGATCGGATCATGGGTAGAagtactaataaaaatataaaatcctTTGCAAATGCTTGGGTTACTTTTTCTTCACTTGGCCAAATCATTTATGTAAGTGAAATTTGCGTAAGTAAAAAATCatgtatttcaacttacatcatttttgtttgatttgctgTAACCGAAAATATtacatttactttttatttgtttagtttgatGTAAGTTTAAATGTATAATTATCATATAAGTAGGATGatgagattattattatttattattattactcttcataaaaattaatttaagtataattaataaattaattaattttaaaaatatttaaattttatttaattttattatttaaaaattgtaataattaaattttaaaaaaacttactctattaattatttttataatattttcaattaaaaaaatttttataattatttttataacaaaattatataaaaatatttaattatataaatactaaattatacaattaacatttatttaattttattacttaagaatatttttatgattaatttttaaaacaatataatattttaataaaaattatttttgtcacaaaaaatttaatcatataaatattaaattataaaaatatttaagttttatttaattttattacttaaaaatatttttataattaaatttaaatataatttactttattaacttttttataattaaatataaaatgaatataGTGGTGAGTAGATATCATTTAGTTTATTACATTTCAATTTATGGCAAATTCCACTGTAATTGAAATATTGAGTGAGATGTAAATCCGCTTATATATAAGTgaagattttatattaaatcaaataatcacTTATATGTAACAACTAGTTATAGCTAGTaataaaagaaaccaaacatTCTTTTGAGCTGGATCATAATTCAAAGAAAAGCTGATATATCTTTCAAAGTGGAATCCAACCATAAGATGGCATGGGCCTTTTCCTTTATCAAAAACCAGttacaaacaatatatatatatatatataaggaacaTGAGGTTTGTTTGTCATTCAGCCAATAATTTTTCACTaaagttaatttattatttttatttaattttattttaaaaaccatttttatgaaataaataaataactacttctattaaaatttaatacaCTAATTTACTTTTACccatttattacttattatcaAAATGTACTTTTCcacattttattcattttctaaCCAATTATTCACTTGTGTCCAGAGTTAACAGCTATGTTAATTTCACAACTGataaatcttttttaaaaaaattattattattattattattatcaaatatttaaaaaggtGGTAGTTAATTTCTCTCTCAACCCAAAGGTCAAGGTTCTGCTCCATTCAACTAATGGTTGAGAATTACCGATTGGTACacattatattaataaaataaaataaatacataaaaactcaattaattaGAACTTTCAACTAATGGTTGAGAGTTTCTCAATGGCAACCCTCAAACTTCTCTATCCATGCAGTGGAAACATCGTGATTAGTTGGCTTTACTATTGTTAGGACAGTGTAGAAGTactgtttttaatatttgtaacAATATTCTGTTACCAAGCtaaatactatttaaaatagGTTTGATGGGCCCTTTATATAAGGTGTTGTGTCCCTCCTCTCCAATATTACACGggaaaaaatttaatatcttCTAGGTGTGTATGTAAtaagattaataaatttttagataattgatatttatattacaTTTCACAATCTCTgtagttttataaaataaaacttaaaaatatatttttttaattattaaataatatatatatatatgaaaaccaATCCTCTAtagatgtttatatataaaaaatttatagacgTCCATTATCAGCCGTTGGATTTTGATCTAATGgataatattgataaatagtATCCACTACgataatatatacattaattattatataaaacagTATGATAAAAATGTCAACTGTTGAATTACTAATAATTCAACGGCCACAAAGGatgtaaattatttatatatatatatgtggagagagtaaaagaaagaaaagaaagtacaCTACAGTGTCAAATGGTTTCGGAGAAGTAAAGGGCAGCATCTGTGTAtttgtttataactttatatgCTTAGATTAGATGTTGTCTGAAAACAAAACCAGGGGTACGCTTCCCCGGTTTGGATTTTTCTCACGAATCCTGGAGCCTCCAAAGCCCACTGCTTTGCTTTGCATCGGTCCTTGGTTGGTGAGTTTCTCAATCCtccctctttttctttgatttatatCGTGTGTTTTTCTCTGTTTTATTGCAGTCAGATCTTACTGTTTGAGTTTATCTTCCTAtcaatttttaaagtttttagcttTGATCTACTTCATCTTAAGTTTCTCTTGTTTAGATCTCAGATGTTCTATGTTTTTGTGCTGTTTTGAGAAAGGGGTTTATCTGGTCAAGGTATGGTCTTTTGCTGTTTCAATTTGGAATTTGGGCCCATTGTCTGATTTCTAGTGGTTTTGATTCTGCATTTGATGCTGATCTTTCTATGTATTGCGTTTCATTGATGGCTCAACCATTTGATTTTATATGCCATTGGAGTGAAAatgaacttaattttttatcaatttgagCCAGTGATCATACTGTTTTCAACAAGAGAATGGAAAATTCATACTTCTTAAGGTACGGGTGTTGTATGTCCAGTCTAATATGAGTTTGTGGTTTCCTGAATCCCACCAAGTATGGTGAAAGATTGTGCctttttaacttattatttttctttaaatttaggGTTGTGATTGGGTGATTTGACAGACTGCATTACTATCTAGATT contains:
- the LOC120250055 gene encoding 36.4 kDa proline-rich protein-like, giving the protein MESLTKTSLSLFLFILFLTFSFLIPSQACPVCQTSPPPPPPPKKIPPPPPPKPVPCPPPPKPSPPPPPPPKPSPPPPPPPTPSPPPPPPPKPVPSPPPPKPKPVPCPPPPKSPAGTCPIDVLKLDACVDLLGGLINIGIGNDTKKTCCPVLSGLVDLDAAICLCTTIKAKLLNINILLPIALQLLVDCEKHAPEGFQCPA